TAGGTGTGGTCGAACATCGCCATGTGCTCGGGTACGGGCATGGCGCGGACGACCTCGCGGACGTGCTTGCCGAGGGCCTCGCTCTCGGCCTCCAGCTCCTCGAAGAAGGCCGCGTCGGCGTGGCCCTCGTTCTCCATGTACGCGCGCAGCCGGAGGATCGGGTCCTTCGCCTCCCACGCCTCGCGCTCCGCGTCGCGGCGGTAGCGGGTCGGGTCGTCGGAGGTGGTGTGGGCGGCCATCCGGTAGGTGAACGCCTCGATCAGGGTGGGGCCCTCGCCGCGGCGGGCGCGCTCCAGCGCCGACCGGGTGACGGCCAGGCACGCGAGGACGTCGTTGCCGTCGACGCGGACGCCGGGGAAGCCGAAGCCGCGGGCGCGCTGGTAGAGCGGGACGCGGGTCTGCTTCTCGATGGGCTCGGAGATCGCCCACTGGTTGTTCTGGCAGAAGAAGACGACCGGGGCGTTGTAGACCGCGGAGAAGACGAACGACTCGTTGACGTCGCCCTGGCTGGACGCGCCGTCGCCGAAGTAGGCGAGCACCGCGGAGTCGGCGCCGTCCTTGGCGATGCCCATGGCGTAGCCGGTGGCGTGCAGGGTCTGCGAGCCGAGGACGATCGTGTACAGGTGGAAGTTGTTGCTGTTCGGGTCCCAGCCGCCGTTGTTCACGCCGCGGAACATGCCCAGCAGGTTGGTCGGGTCGACGCCGCGGCACCAGGCCACGCCGTGCTCCCGGTACGTCGGGAAGACGTAGTCGTCGTCGCGCAGGGCCCGGCCGGAGCCGATCTGGGCGGCCTCCTGGCCGAGCAGCGAGGCCCAC
The Streptomyces roseofulvus genome window above contains:
- the pdhA gene encoding pyruvate dehydrogenase (acetyl-transferring) E1 component subunit alpha → MTVESTAARKTTRRSSGAKRTTGASAGAKKADQAPAGEPELVQLLTPEGERVQHPDYDIDLSAEELRGLYRDMVLTRRFDAEATALQRQGELGLWASLLGQEAAQIGSGRALRDDDYVFPTYREHGVAWCRGVDPTNLLGMFRGVNNGGWDPNSNNFHLYTIVLGSQTLHATGYAMGIAKDGADSAVLAYFGDGASSQGDVNESFVFSAVYNAPVVFFCQNNQWAISEPIEKQTRVPLYQRARGFGFPGVRVDGNDVLACLAVTRSALERARRGEGPTLIEAFTYRMAAHTTSDDPTRYRRDAEREAWEAKDPILRLRAYMENEGHADAAFFEELEAESEALGKHVREVVRAMPVPEHMAMFDHTYADGHALVDEERAQFAAYQASFADGEAE